The following proteins come from a genomic window of Alicyclobacillus dauci:
- a CDS encoding aspartate-semialdehyde dehydrogenase — translation MERKSAYRIAVLGATGAVGRAMIQTLERRNFPIESLKLLASERSAHQTLTYNGSPVEVEVAKPESFEDIDVALFSAGASASQIFAPEAVKRGAVVIDNSSAYRMDKNVPLVVPEVNPHALDGHQGIIANPNCSTIQLMVALNALREFGLEHVFISTYQAVSGMGQKAVDALKDEITAWSKTGKVKSTIFPLASQDVHYPMAFNVLPQCDVFLDNGYTKEEMKLVNESRKILEIPGLLVSPTAVRVPVMNGHAESVAVRFRDAVTPEMAREKMRAAENLVVVDEPSQYLYPHPQMAENTGDTYVGRIRQDLADPNTLLFFVVADNLLKGAAWNAVQIAETLIARA, via the coding sequence GTGGAGAGAAAAAGTGCTTACCGTATTGCAGTACTGGGTGCGACGGGTGCCGTCGGTCGAGCGATGATTCAAACGCTCGAGCGGCGGAATTTTCCCATCGAGTCGCTGAAACTCCTGGCTTCCGAGCGTTCCGCTCATCAAACGCTCACATACAACGGAAGTCCGGTTGAAGTCGAGGTGGCAAAACCGGAGTCGTTCGAGGACATTGATGTCGCGTTGTTCAGCGCGGGTGCGAGTGCAAGCCAAATTTTCGCGCCTGAGGCGGTAAAGCGTGGGGCGGTTGTGATCGATAATAGCTCAGCTTATCGAATGGACAAGAACGTTCCTTTGGTTGTGCCCGAAGTAAATCCGCACGCGCTGGATGGACATCAAGGGATCATTGCCAATCCGAACTGTTCGACCATTCAATTGATGGTTGCACTGAATGCACTACGCGAATTCGGCTTAGAACATGTGTTTATTTCAACGTATCAAGCTGTCAGTGGCATGGGGCAAAAAGCGGTTGATGCCCTCAAGGACGAGATCACGGCGTGGTCGAAAACGGGGAAGGTTAAGAGCACCATTTTCCCGCTCGCGTCCCAAGATGTGCATTATCCGATGGCTTTCAATGTACTTCCACAGTGTGATGTCTTCCTTGACAACGGTTATACAAAAGAGGAAATGAAGCTCGTAAACGAGTCTCGTAAAATATTGGAGATACCGGGACTTTTGGTGAGTCCAACTGCTGTCCGCGTCCCCGTGATGAATGGTCACGCTGAGTCGGTCGCGGTTCGCTTCCGCGATGCCGTCACACCCGAGATGGCACGTGAAAAGATGCGTGCTGCCGAGAATCTCGTCGTTGTAGATGAGCCGAGCCAGTACCTTTATCCGCATCCACAAATGGCGGAGAATACGGGCGACACTTACGTCGGGCGAATTCGCCAAGACCTAGCGGATCCAAATACACTCTTGTTCTTCGTCGTTGCCGATAACTTGCTGAAGGGCGCTGCCTGGAATGCAGTTCAAATCGCGGAAACGCTTATTGCTCGTGCGTAA
- a CDS encoding dipicolinate synthase subunit B, which yields MELKGKTIGFGVTGSHCTYEEIFPEVKRLVDLGANVIPIFSSSVLTIDTRFGDAGEWAKKIVNVTGNQAITTIPEAEPLGPSKKLDVMLIAPCTASSMSRFAQANTDSPVLMAAKSTLRNDRPVVLGISTNDGLGLSMNNIARLMNTKNIYFVPFGQDAPHVKINSLVSLMRLIPETLSAALEKRQLQPVLIERWKEERPS from the coding sequence ATGGAGTTAAAAGGGAAAACAATTGGCTTTGGTGTGACGGGGAGTCACTGTACCTATGAAGAGATTTTCCCGGAGGTGAAACGACTTGTCGATCTCGGCGCGAACGTGATCCCCATTTTCTCCAGTAGTGTTCTCACGATAGATACCCGCTTTGGTGATGCTGGAGAGTGGGCAAAGAAAATCGTCAACGTCACGGGCAATCAAGCCATTACCACCATTCCTGAAGCCGAGCCACTCGGTCCGTCGAAAAAACTGGACGTGATGCTCATTGCGCCGTGCACAGCTAGTTCGATGAGCCGGTTCGCACAGGCTAACACGGACTCGCCCGTGTTGATGGCAGCTAAGTCTACGCTTCGGAATGACAGGCCAGTGGTGCTTGGAATTTCAACAAATGACGGCCTCGGTCTGTCTATGAATAATATCGCGCGCTTAATGAATACAAAAAACATTTATTTTGTTCCATTTGGTCAGGACGCTCCTCATGTTAAAATAAACTCACTCGTGTCGCTTATGCGACTCATTCCAGAAACGTTGTCGGCTGCCCTCGAAAAACGTCAATTGCAACCAGTGCTCATCGAACGCTGGAAAGAAGAGCGGCCGTCCTAA
- the dpsA gene encoding dipicolinate synthase subunit DpsA: MLTGKHLVFVGGDARQLEVIAQVIENDASATLIGFSEMHRSFTDTVHGELSESVLGQADALVLPIAGMENDGRVDTKFAPDPIYLTEDHFASMRPGAFVFTGIARPVLSEWCAAHSLQLVKLMELDEVAILNSIPTAEGAIAIAMEETDITLHGAKIVVLGFGRCGQTLAHKLRAMGSSVRVCARYASDLARVKELSLESVPLKQIEDAVRDAEIVFNTIPALVLSAAVLKEMSRDCVIIDIASKPGGTDFRYAERRGMKALLAPSLPGLVAPKTAGRIIAGSLSRILAEESDGTQGEEDIWS; the protein is encoded by the coding sequence ATGCTCACAGGAAAGCATCTTGTGTTCGTTGGCGGTGATGCCCGTCAATTGGAGGTCATCGCACAAGTCATTGAAAATGATGCGAGTGCCACGCTGATCGGCTTTTCTGAAATGCATCGGTCGTTCACAGATACAGTCCACGGTGAACTCTCAGAGTCAGTTTTGGGGCAGGCAGATGCACTCGTATTGCCGATAGCAGGGATGGAAAACGACGGTAGAGTGGATACGAAGTTCGCACCTGATCCGATTTACTTAACGGAGGACCATTTTGCTTCCATGCGACCCGGCGCCTTTGTCTTCACAGGAATTGCCCGGCCAGTGCTGAGTGAGTGGTGTGCGGCTCATTCCTTGCAACTCGTCAAGTTGATGGAGCTCGACGAAGTGGCCATTTTGAATTCCATTCCCACGGCTGAGGGCGCGATCGCGATCGCAATGGAGGAAACGGACATTACCTTACACGGTGCGAAAATAGTCGTGCTCGGATTTGGACGCTGCGGCCAGACATTGGCCCACAAACTCCGTGCAATGGGTTCCAGTGTCCGTGTTTGTGCCCGCTATGCCTCCGATTTGGCAAGGGTCAAGGAACTGTCTCTCGAGTCGGTACCGCTTAAACAGATCGAAGATGCTGTGCGGGATGCTGAGATTGTATTCAATACGATCCCAGCGTTGGTCCTCTCAGCGGCCGTTTTAAAAGAGATGTCACGTGATTGTGTGATCATTGATATCGCCTCAAAACCCGGTGGTACCGACTTTCGCTACGCCGAACGACGGGGCATGAAGGCACTGTTGGCGCCAAGCCTGCCGGGCCTCGTTGCACCGAAGACGGCTGGCAGGATCATAGCGGGGTCACTGTCGCGCATTCTCGCTGAAGAGTCAGACGGGACACAAGGGGAGGAAGACATATGGAGTTAA
- the dut gene encoding dUTP diphosphatase, with product MSHEEIQVFIQLVSPHLGEAYIPKYASEGAAGMDLHAALPTPLTVNPGQRVRVPTGIAIQLPERDMVALVYARSGLAWKSGLSLSNGVGVVDSDYTGEIQVLLTNFGDSEVLIQPGDRIAQLVVASFHPVSWVQTETPLAKTRRGQAGFGSTGVRIGD from the coding sequence GTGAGTCACGAAGAGATTCAAGTATTCATTCAGTTGGTATCACCGCACTTGGGAGAGGCGTATATCCCAAAATACGCGTCGGAAGGTGCTGCTGGCATGGATTTACATGCGGCCTTGCCAACGCCGCTGACTGTAAATCCTGGCCAGCGTGTTCGCGTTCCAACGGGCATCGCCATTCAACTTCCAGAACGGGACATGGTTGCTTTGGTTTACGCAAGAAGTGGACTTGCGTGGAAATCGGGCTTGTCCCTGTCCAACGGGGTCGGTGTTGTGGATAGTGACTACACTGGAGAAATCCAAGTTTTGCTCACAAATTTCGGGGATTCAGAAGTGTTGATTCAGCCAGGGGACCGCATTGCACAGTTGGTTGTCGCATCATTTCATCCCGTTTCGTGGGTCCAGACGGAGACGCCGCTGGCGAAAACTCGGCGTGGACAAGCTGGATTCGGTTCAACTGGCGTTCGCATAGGGGACTAG
- a CDS encoding M16 family metallopeptidase → MTYRVKLRNGIRVVGEEIPTLRSVSIGVWVKTGSRYENERDNGVSHFLEHMFFKGTDRYSAKELAQVFDELGGQVNAFTSKEYTCFYSRVLDEHFTIALDTLANMLLASTFAEEEMEKEKRVVIEEIHMYEDTPDELVMDILAEGIYRGHPLGYTILGREDNLLSFTQNDLRHYIGDQYQPENIVIAIAGHIDQATAVKEVERLFGDMASGDASRSRTLEIPPFHRSLKTREKDIEQVHLCLSTQGFAAGSDNLYPLILLNNILGGTQSSRLFQEIREEHGMAYSVFSFHTSYQDTGMFGIYAGTSREHVEPVIASIVDICRDVVTRSFTDTELEKTKQQVKGAMMLGLESSGSRMSRIAKNELLLERDIPVEETLAGIEAVTVDHVQEVAAQLFQGGFSLSAVGPISGISFEQFVAGVEQ, encoded by the coding sequence GTGACTTATCGTGTGAAACTTCGCAACGGCATTCGTGTCGTCGGAGAGGAAATCCCTACGCTGCGTTCGGTGAGCATAGGCGTTTGGGTAAAAACCGGATCGCGTTATGAAAATGAGCGCGACAACGGTGTAAGTCATTTTCTCGAGCACATGTTTTTTAAAGGTACGGATAGGTACTCCGCCAAGGAACTCGCACAAGTGTTCGACGAGTTGGGCGGACAGGTCAATGCATTTACATCAAAGGAGTACACATGTTTTTACTCACGCGTGTTGGATGAGCACTTTACCATAGCGTTGGACACGCTGGCAAACATGCTCCTCGCGTCGACTTTTGCTGAAGAAGAGATGGAAAAAGAGAAGCGTGTCGTCATTGAAGAAATTCACATGTATGAAGACACCCCTGATGAACTGGTCATGGATATACTGGCCGAAGGAATTTACCGGGGACATCCGTTGGGTTATACCATACTGGGGCGCGAGGACAATTTATTGTCATTCACGCAAAATGACCTTCGCCATTATATCGGCGATCAGTATCAACCGGAAAACATCGTCATTGCGATCGCGGGTCACATTGACCAGGCGACGGCGGTCAAGGAGGTCGAACGACTGTTCGGAGATATGGCCTCTGGCGATGCGTCACGTTCACGGACCCTCGAAATTCCGCCATTTCACCGGTCACTTAAAACCCGTGAAAAGGACATCGAACAGGTCCATCTCTGCCTCTCGACACAAGGCTTCGCCGCAGGCAGCGACAATCTGTATCCGCTCATCCTACTGAACAATATCCTTGGTGGAACGCAGTCCTCCAGGCTATTTCAAGAGATTCGTGAAGAGCACGGTATGGCTTACTCGGTGTTCTCCTTCCATACGTCCTATCAGGACACAGGTATGTTTGGAATTTACGCGGGTACGTCGCGAGAGCATGTCGAGCCGGTGATCGCCTCGATTGTTGACATCTGCCGTGATGTAGTAACCAGATCATTCACGGACACGGAATTGGAGAAAACCAAACAGCAAGTAAAGGGCGCGATGATGCTTGGATTGGAAAGTTCAGGGAGCAGAATGAGTCGAATTGCGAAGAATGAACTGCTGCTGGAACGAGACATTCCAGTTGAGGAGACCCTTGCGGGAATTGAAGCAGTGACCGTCGATCACGTTCAAGAGGTCGCCGCCCAGTTGTTTCAAGGTGGTTTTTCGTTGTCCGCCGTCGGTCCCATCTCCGGCATCAGCTTTGAGCAGTTTGTGGCAGGTGTTGAACAGTGA
- a CDS encoding polysaccharide deacetylase family protein: MHKASIITLSITLLGFIGPAFPATVFAQETVPNNVSTVSVEQRLQQFSKQLSKEPVDARVDRVWHLIPGLAGWALIEDESMRATKEAHDGKIHLVWRQVPPKISAASLGAEPIYRAPDAEKSISLMVNVSWGEEYVPAMLKILRSSHVHATFFLDGKWVKEHPDLVKAMVQDGHAIGSHGSGHPDFRKLTNAGLERQLDGTNAIIENITHRKVTAIAPPSGSYDNRLVKMTKARKTYTIMWTADTVDWRRPPAEVIVARAKRGLTPGCLLLMHPTKSTVEALPQIIKLIEANGYHAKTIDDVIAERPSVQPPSVLSGVQ; the protein is encoded by the coding sequence GTGCACAAAGCAAGTATCATCACTTTATCAATAACGTTGCTCGGATTCATTGGACCTGCGTTTCCGGCGACCGTGTTCGCACAGGAAACGGTACCGAATAACGTGTCTACGGTCAGTGTCGAACAACGTCTACAGCAATTTTCAAAGCAACTGAGTAAGGAACCGGTTGATGCTCGTGTCGATCGGGTATGGCATTTGATTCCCGGTCTCGCCGGTTGGGCATTGATTGAAGATGAGAGCATGCGAGCAACAAAAGAAGCCCACGATGGCAAAATACATTTGGTATGGAGGCAGGTTCCACCAAAGATCAGCGCTGCGTCGCTAGGAGCGGAACCGATTTACCGAGCACCAGACGCAGAAAAATCGATCTCTCTCATGGTCAACGTGTCATGGGGAGAGGAATACGTTCCTGCTATGCTCAAAATTCTAAGGAGTTCTCATGTCCATGCAACATTCTTCCTAGACGGCAAGTGGGTAAAAGAGCATCCTGATTTGGTGAAGGCAATGGTACAGGACGGGCATGCAATCGGGTCACACGGATCGGGTCATCCGGATTTTCGCAAGTTGACAAATGCGGGTTTGGAAAGGCAGTTAGATGGAACGAATGCGATCATAGAAAACATAACACACCGGAAAGTAACTGCTATTGCACCACCATCGGGTTCATATGATAACCGACTTGTGAAAATGACAAAAGCGCGCAAGACGTACACCATCATGTGGACAGCGGATACGGTAGATTGGCGGCGGCCACCAGCGGAAGTCATTGTGGCGCGTGCAAAACGAGGTTTGACGCCCGGGTGTCTTCTCCTCATGCATCCAACCAAATCGACCGTTGAAGCGTTGCCTCAAATCATTAAACTGATTGAAGCGAATGGCTATCACGCGAAGACAATCGATGATGTGATCGCTGAGAGACCCAGTGTGCAACCTCCGAGTGTCTTGAGTGGTGTCCAGTAA
- the pnp gene encoding polyribonucleotide nucleotidyltransferase translates to MIVRHEFEIGGRPFVLETGKLAKQATAAVNVTYGETVVLATVTASKEPKDLDFFPLTVNYEERLYAVGKIPGGFIKREGRPSEKAILASRLIDRPIRPLFPEGFRNDVQVVDIVMSVDQDCAPEIAAMIGTSASLTISDIPFDGPIGGVIVGLIDGEFVVNPTVEQARKSDLHLVLAGTKDAIVMVEAGANEVPEDKVLEAVLYGHSIIQQICSEIEKFAEKVGVQKREVVLHQVDEALNAAVRAYATDRTNVAVRQPDKQAREVALSELNEEVQAHFAEEFPEHEAEIAEILHDILKEEVRKAILNQGIRPDGRQLDEIRPISCEVGVLPRTHGSGLFTRGQTQALSVCTLGAMGDEQMLDGLEVEASNRYMHHYNFPPFSVGEARPLRAPSRRDIGHGALGERALDPVIPSPEDFPYAIRVVSEILESNGSTSQASICGSTMALMDAGVPIKAPVAGIAMGLVKEADEVAILSDIQGMEDHLGDMDFKVAGTANGVTALQMDIKIKGIDKNILERALQQAHAGRMFILGKMLEAISAPRTEMSKYAPRVISVQINPDKIRDVIGPGGRVINKIIEETGVKIDIEQDGRVFIHSSDGGQADKAKEMIENIVREVEVGHIYVGRVTRVEKYGAFVEILPGKEGLVHISQLDVNRVAKVEDICKVGDEISVKVTEIDNQGRVNLSRKEVIKEQMDSNSTPPAGVQ, encoded by the coding sequence ATGATAGTACGGCATGAGTTTGAAATTGGGGGACGTCCTTTTGTCCTTGAGACTGGTAAGTTGGCCAAACAAGCAACTGCAGCTGTAAATGTGACGTACGGAGAGACCGTCGTATTGGCAACGGTCACCGCGTCCAAAGAACCGAAGGATCTGGATTTTTTTCCGCTCACGGTCAACTATGAAGAGCGGCTGTACGCCGTGGGGAAAATTCCCGGAGGCTTTATAAAGCGCGAAGGGCGCCCGAGTGAAAAAGCCATTTTAGCATCACGTCTCATTGACCGCCCCATCCGGCCGCTATTTCCGGAAGGTTTTCGAAACGACGTTCAAGTCGTTGACATCGTGATGTCCGTGGATCAAGATTGTGCACCGGAAATTGCGGCCATGATCGGTACGTCGGCATCATTGACCATTTCCGATATTCCGTTTGATGGCCCAATCGGTGGTGTCATTGTCGGCCTCATCGATGGTGAATTTGTTGTCAATCCGACTGTGGAACAAGCCCGTAAGAGTGATTTGCACTTAGTTTTGGCTGGAACGAAAGACGCAATCGTGATGGTAGAAGCGGGTGCAAATGAAGTACCAGAGGACAAAGTGCTTGAAGCAGTTTTGTATGGACACAGCATCATCCAGCAGATCTGTTCTGAAATTGAAAAATTTGCTGAAAAAGTTGGCGTCCAAAAGCGTGAGGTTGTCCTTCACCAAGTTGACGAGGCACTAAACGCTGCAGTTCGAGCATACGCAACGGATCGTACGAATGTGGCCGTTCGACAACCGGACAAGCAAGCTCGTGAAGTCGCACTGTCTGAACTAAATGAAGAGGTTCAGGCCCACTTTGCAGAGGAATTCCCTGAACACGAGGCAGAGATTGCAGAGATTCTTCACGACATCCTCAAAGAGGAAGTCCGTAAAGCCATCCTGAATCAAGGAATTCGTCCAGACGGTCGTCAGTTGGATGAAATTCGCCCAATTTCCTGCGAGGTCGGTGTGTTACCGCGAACTCACGGGTCCGGTTTGTTTACTCGTGGTCAGACACAAGCGTTGTCCGTATGTACGCTGGGGGCTATGGGCGACGAACAGATGCTCGATGGACTCGAGGTCGAGGCGTCAAATCGATACATGCACCACTATAACTTCCCGCCGTTCAGCGTCGGTGAAGCGCGTCCGTTGCGTGCACCGAGCCGTCGCGATATTGGTCACGGGGCACTCGGTGAACGCGCACTGGACCCGGTCATCCCATCACCTGAAGATTTCCCGTACGCGATTCGGGTTGTATCGGAAATCCTCGAGTCAAACGGGTCCACATCTCAAGCGAGCATCTGCGGCAGCACGATGGCGCTTATGGATGCTGGCGTGCCGATCAAGGCCCCGGTGGCGGGTATTGCCATGGGATTGGTTAAGGAAGCGGATGAGGTTGCCATTCTCAGTGATATCCAGGGGATGGAAGATCATCTCGGCGATATGGATTTTAAGGTGGCTGGAACGGCGAACGGCGTCACAGCTTTGCAGATGGATATTAAAATTAAGGGCATTGACAAGAACATTTTGGAGCGCGCACTGCAGCAGGCGCACGCTGGTCGCATGTTCATCCTCGGCAAGATGCTCGAGGCGATTTCAGCACCGCGCACGGAAATGTCCAAGTACGCACCCCGTGTCATTTCCGTTCAGATCAATCCGGACAAGATTCGCGATGTCATTGGGCCTGGCGGTCGGGTGATCAATAAGATCATCGAGGAAACCGGTGTGAAGATCGACATTGAACAGGATGGACGGGTGTTCATTCACAGTTCGGACGGCGGACAAGCTGATAAAGCGAAAGAAATGATCGAGAACATCGTTCGTGAAGTAGAAGTCGGCCACATTTATGTGGGTCGCGTCACTCGCGTTGAGAAGTACGGCGCATTTGTCGAAATCCTCCCCGGTAAGGAAGGCTTGGTACACATCTCGCAGTTGGACGTGAACCGAGTGGCGAAAGTAGAGGATATCTGCAAGGTCGGTGACGAAATTTCCGTGAAAGTGACGGAAATCGATAATCAAGGCCGCGTGAACCTGTCTCGTAAAGAGGTTATCAAGGAGCAGATGGACTCGAATTCAACTCCACCAGCGGGTGTGCAGTGA
- the rpsO gene encoding 30S ribosomal protein S15, with translation MLSNESKRGIVEKYQVHETDTGSPEVQIAILTERITYLTEHFRTHKKDHHSRRGLYKMIGRRRNLLNYLRKKDVNRYRELIQSLGLRR, from the coding sequence ATGTTGTCGAACGAATCAAAGCGTGGAATTGTTGAAAAGTATCAAGTCCATGAGACGGATACGGGGTCTCCGGAAGTTCAGATCGCTATTTTGACTGAGCGTATCACATATCTGACAGAACACTTCCGTACGCACAAGAAGGATCATCACTCCCGTCGCGGGTTGTACAAGATGATTGGCCGCCGTAGAAACTTGTTGAACTATCTTCGCAAGAAGGATGTCAACCGTTACCGTGAATTGATTCAGTCCTTGGGACTACGCAGATAA
- a CDS encoding bifunctional riboflavin kinase/FAD synthetase, whose protein sequence is MQLYEVNGLPCESSVPQVLAIGKFDGVHIGHQAILDRARQLLEPGTRLAVMCFEPHPTYVLSGKAEYLRLLTPRGEKMRVLADHGVDALYVVQFNDAYAATDPEVFVKEHLGCLHLKHIVVGPDFRFGRGGKGTVQLLTEWATNMGVSVHVVAPVEENRAKVSSSQIRAHLEQGRVEAVEMLLGRPYSVTGPVIHGDERGRTIGFPTANLGDLDEYVMPKSGVYAVAVAIPAENGGSEHWFGVLNAGYRPTVNGQDFRLEVHLLGFNGDLYGKQCRVSFLHRIRDERKFSGLDELKDQIASDCTTARELLGLP, encoded by the coding sequence GTGCAGTTGTACGAAGTGAACGGACTGCCGTGCGAAAGCAGCGTCCCACAGGTGCTCGCTATCGGAAAATTTGACGGTGTCCACATCGGCCACCAGGCCATTCTGGACCGCGCACGTCAGCTATTGGAGCCAGGGACAAGGCTGGCGGTGATGTGCTTTGAACCACATCCGACCTATGTGTTGAGCGGCAAGGCTGAGTATCTTCGTCTTTTGACACCACGTGGTGAGAAAATGCGCGTCTTGGCCGATCACGGTGTCGACGCCCTATACGTCGTTCAATTTAATGACGCGTACGCGGCGACCGATCCCGAAGTGTTTGTGAAGGAACACCTAGGTTGTCTTCACTTGAAACACATTGTCGTCGGACCAGATTTTCGCTTTGGACGCGGAGGCAAGGGGACTGTACAACTGCTCACCGAATGGGCGACAAACATGGGCGTCTCTGTGCATGTTGTTGCACCAGTTGAAGAGAATCGGGCGAAAGTGAGTAGTTCGCAAATTCGAGCACACCTGGAACAAGGGCGGGTGGAAGCAGTAGAGATGCTGCTGGGGCGCCCATATAGTGTAACTGGGCCAGTGATTCATGGAGACGAGCGGGGGAGGACGATTGGTTTTCCCACAGCCAACCTTGGTGACCTAGACGAATATGTTATGCCCAAGTCTGGGGTATACGCGGTTGCCGTGGCGATTCCAGCTGAAAACGGTGGGTCCGAGCATTGGTTTGGCGTTCTCAACGCAGGGTATCGACCCACAGTGAATGGGCAAGATTTCCGCCTGGAAGTTCACCTGCTTGGGTTTAATGGCGATCTCTATGGGAAACAATGTCGAGTATCGTTTCTTCATCGCATCCGCGATGAACGGAAGTTCTCAGGATTGGATGAATTAAAAGACCAGATTGCAAGTGATTGCACGACGGCGCGGGAACTGCTGGGATTGCCCTGA
- the truB gene encoding tRNA pseudouridine(55) synthase TruB: protein MKHGGVLLIDKPTGPTSHDVVQKIRRKLHIRRVGHAGTLDPLASGLLVVCVSDATRVLEYLTAWEKGYTGEVVFGIGTDTDDADGKVVTTASIGDLNDSQVADAARKLTGTIQQTVPAYSAVHVNGKRAYELARAGEEVDMPSREVHISSFRVGALEIDGDVAKARFEVVCSKGTYIRALCRDLGELLNLPAHMASLRRTSVGVAKLADAVTLDAFLESDDPLQFLSSPLAYLSADRQVTVSRQVIERLANGQQVSFSEVPMEPAELNDDDIVFISFEGDLAAVASVTGCSDGGQLKPKKVFWKRG from the coding sequence TTGAAGCACGGTGGCGTGTTACTGATCGACAAGCCAACTGGTCCAACGTCGCATGATGTTGTTCAGAAGATTAGACGTAAATTACATATACGCCGGGTTGGTCATGCCGGCACATTAGACCCGCTTGCGAGCGGGCTCTTAGTTGTGTGCGTGAGTGATGCGACACGCGTTTTAGAGTATCTTACCGCGTGGGAAAAAGGCTATACCGGCGAAGTTGTTTTTGGTATTGGAACGGATACGGACGATGCTGATGGGAAAGTCGTCACGACGGCGTCCATCGGTGATTTAAATGACAGTCAGGTAGCCGATGCGGCTCGCAAGCTGACGGGAACCATTCAGCAGACTGTACCAGCCTACTCTGCAGTTCATGTGAATGGAAAACGAGCGTATGAGTTAGCACGTGCCGGGGAAGAAGTTGACATGCCCAGCCGCGAAGTACATATATCATCCTTTCGGGTGGGTGCCTTGGAAATAGATGGGGACGTGGCGAAAGCTCGGTTTGAGGTAGTTTGCTCAAAAGGGACTTACATCCGAGCATTGTGCCGCGATCTCGGGGAGCTACTGAACCTACCAGCCCATATGGCGTCGCTTCGTCGAACATCGGTGGGCGTAGCAAAATTGGCTGACGCCGTGACGCTTGATGCGTTTCTCGAAAGTGATGACCCTCTGCAATTTCTATCGTCTCCACTAGCGTATCTGAGCGCGGATCGACAAGTGACCGTATCTCGGCAAGTCATAGAGCGGCTGGCCAACGGTCAGCAAGTTTCCTTTTCGGAGGTTCCTATGGAGCCGGCGGAACTCAATGATGATGACATTGTCTTCATTTCATTTGAAGGCGATTTGGCGGCTGTTGCGTCTGTGACAGGTTGTTCAGATGGGGGACAGTTAAAGCCTAAGAAAGTGTTTTGGAAGAGGGGATAG
- a CDS encoding DHH family phosphoesterase has product MAEWQPAPRDFEAVKRVSDAILASPSWLIVTHERPDGDALGSALAIAHILDALGKEWTLLVGEVLPERFRFLPMYDRIRFITDGDLGVFSRVLAVDCADNGRFAPVASALCERAQVVNIDHHQTNPLYGEAACVDPDAAATCELIYHIAKYLQVPIAEDLAKCLYTGILTDTGGFSYPNTTRTVHQIAAELLECGVQPYDIAEPALEARTRSQMTLLQLALRDMFISNDGRYAFISVDRSMLTLAGASEDDVEGLVAFARSVETVEVGVLLRERPGGSVKASLRSKRHVDVARIAQHFGGGGHARAAGCVLNGPLSVARSQIEPIVASVLEAVQF; this is encoded by the coding sequence ATGGCAGAGTGGCAACCGGCTCCGCGGGATTTCGAAGCGGTTAAGCGCGTCTCGGACGCAATTTTAGCTTCGCCCTCGTGGCTTATCGTCACGCATGAACGGCCCGATGGGGATGCACTAGGCAGCGCCCTGGCAATTGCGCATATTTTGGATGCACTGGGGAAGGAGTGGACGCTCCTGGTTGGCGAAGTGCTGCCGGAACGTTTTCGGTTTCTCCCCATGTATGACCGTATTCGCTTCATTACAGATGGCGATCTAGGCGTCTTTTCTCGAGTCCTCGCAGTTGATTGTGCTGACAATGGCCGGTTTGCCCCTGTTGCTTCCGCATTGTGTGAACGTGCGCAAGTGGTAAACATTGACCATCACCAAACGAACCCGCTCTACGGTGAAGCTGCTTGCGTCGATCCCGATGCAGCAGCCACCTGTGAGCTGATCTACCACATTGCAAAGTACCTTCAGGTCCCTATCGCTGAGGATTTGGCTAAATGTTTGTATACAGGAATACTCACGGATACGGGTGGGTTCAGCTATCCGAATACCACTCGAACCGTACACCAGATTGCTGCTGAATTGCTGGAATGTGGCGTCCAACCGTACGACATTGCAGAACCAGCTTTAGAGGCGCGTACCAGATCCCAAATGACATTGCTTCAGTTAGCATTGCGAGACATGTTTATTTCTAACGACGGTCGATATGCGTTTATTTCGGTTGACCGTTCCATGTTGACGTTGGCTGGCGCGTCGGAAGACGATGTGGAGGGGCTTGTGGCTTTTGCAAGGTCTGTGGAGACGGTGGAAGTCGGTGTATTGTTGCGAGAGCGACCGGGCGGCTCCGTGAAAGCTAGTTTGCGTTCTAAGCGGCACGTCGATGTGGCCCGAATTGCTCAGCACTTTGGCGGCGGAGGGCATGCGCGTGCAGCGGGATGTGTCTTGAATGGACCACTTTCCGTGGCTCGGTCGCAAATTGAACCTATCGTAGCGTCGGTGTTGGAGGCGGTGCAATTTTGA